One Rhipicephalus microplus isolate Deutch F79 chromosome 4, USDA_Rmic, whole genome shotgun sequence genomic window carries:
- the LOC142814335 gene encoding uncharacterized protein LOC142814335: MSSSSSTETTSSSSSDYFDTASTTSTSFSDQEDGVVFVAVGRLVNRSSLSNNRPPRRVRQGPDRDTTISYLEARSFLETVVFLGDFRRKHFVILICVVQALDEDEDDNSGTPREKCSICLMAYRETDTLKQLACGHVFHEICVTQWLRWNRICPVCRTRLVTPPPSSPGRRHRSRTQ, encoded by the exons ATGAGCTCGAGCTCGTCCACCGAGACGACGTCGAGTTCGTCGTCGGACTACTTCGACACGGCGAGCACGACGTCGACGTCCTTCTCGGACCAGGAGGACGGCGTGGTGTTCGTGGCCGTGGGCCGCCTCGTCAACCGCAGCTCTCTCAGCAACAACCGGCCGCCGAGACGCGTCCGTCAAGGGCCAGACCGGGATACCACCATCAGCTACCTCGAGGCGCGTTCCTTTTTAGAGACGGTGGTCTTTCTTGGAGACTtccgacgcaaacattttg TAATACTAATCTGCGTCGTGCAGGCTCTCGACGAAGACGAAGATGACAACTCGGGGACGCCCAGGGAAAAATGCAGCATCTGCCTAATGGCCTACCGGGAGACCGACACGCTCAA GCAGCTGGCTTGCGGTCACGTGTTCCACGAGATCTGCGTGACCCAGTGGCTGCGATGGAACCGCATCTGTCCCGTGTGTCGCACGAGGCTGGTCACGCCTCCCCCGTCGTCACCTGGACGCCGTCATCGAAGCAGGACGCAGTGA